CACGCTGGGTGATGAGGTGGAAGCCCGCGCTGAACGCGTTCGCGATCACCTTCGCCGGACGGTTCGAGAAAACCACTCACGAATGAAAACCGCCGGATCCCACACACCGTTTATCGGACAGACCCGCGTGATCACGGGGTCTCCTTCCGGTCTCGGCGGCGAGCGCCGCGGTCGTTCGTGGTGTCGGTGGTGGTCTTGGTGGTGGGCCAGACGTGGCCGCAGTCGCAGCGGTGCCAGGCAACCGAGTGGTTCGGGAAGCGCGTGCAGACGTGAGTCATCGCGCGCGGCTTGCCGGGCTGGACGCAGCGGCCCGGCTTCACAGTGGTGCAGGTGCGGGAGGCCACGAGCTACTCCCCTCGCCCGCACGCGCAGAGGTGCCCGCACCGGGTGCCGTGCTCGTGGCCGTGGGGGCCGTCGCAGGACGGGTCAGCGCACGCATGCCGCTCGGTGGGGCGGGCGTCGGCGGCGAGCGCGAGCGTGTTCAGGGTCGGCAGGTTGGTGAGGTCGTCGCTGAGCAGGCCGCGGGCGATGTCGAGGGCCTGGTCGTGGCCGAGCTTCGAGGTGTACGTGCGGATCCGGTCAGCGAGCGCATCCTGCAAGAGGAAGACGTGCGCGGGCGTGTAGGTCTGCTGCACCTCGAGTTGGAACAGGTGGCCCGGCCCCCAGATGTCCTCCGACTCGGGAGCCTCAGCCTGCTCAGCTTCGGCCCGCGCGATGTCGTCCTTGATGGAGTTCTGCTTCGTCATCGTCGTCTCCTACAGGTTGCGGATCGCGGCCATGCGCGACTTCGTCTTGAAGGCGTCGAACACGGTCAGAGCCGCCTCGATCAACTCGGCCGGATGGGTGTCGGTCGGGGGATCACACAGCTCGACCTGGCCGTCGTCGTCCTGCAGGTGCCAGCCGTAATCCATGCCGAACATGTCGAGCCGGTAGATCGGCGTCGACGTCGGGTCAGCCCACGAAGGCACCATGTAGCCGAGCACCGTCGCCGGGCCCGGGTTCTCATGCACCCACCCGTGCTCCCCCGTCGTGCCCGACCCCGTCAACAGGATCAGGTTCGCCGGGGAATCAGTGCCGCCACGAGACCGCAACTGCCGGTGATGATGCGAGTAGCGGCCCGCCGGCCCCGACGTCTTCGGAACGCCCGACATCACCGAGCGATCCATGTCCCGAACATCCACGACCTCGCACGCCGCCCGATACGTCCACCGCTTCTTCGTGTTCTCGGTCACAGTGCGACTCCGTTCGTGAGCTCGTCGTAGCGGTGCGAGAACCCCGTCAACGCGACCAGCGCGCCAGACGCGAGCGACGCCTCGATCTCCATGCGCAGGCGATGCTCCGATGCCTCATGCAGCACCGCCGAATCGCGGGCACGATCCCGCTCACCCTCGAGGCGTTCCACCTCGTCAGCGAGCGCCGCATTCTCGGCCAGGTCCGGCCACGACGGGCGGGCGACCCGGCGCGCGAGGATCGAGTTGATGTGCCGCTCGAGCGAGACGTGCTCGCGGTCGGCCTCGTCCTGCAGCGCGGTGCGCGTCTCAGTCGAGAGGGTCAAGGTCAAGGTGTTCACGATGGGGCTCCCGTCGTCGTGGTGGTCAGGTGTGCTCGATGCGGCCGTCGTCGGTGAGGTACTCCTCGGGCTCGGGGGCGGCCTCGAATCGGGGGCCGGGCGGCGCGGCGGCCGGCGTCGACAGTGCGGCGTATTTCGACGCGGTCTGCCAGATCTCGAACGCCATGCGGGTCGTGCGGCACGGGCCGCAGGGTTCCTCGGTCCCCCACGGTTGATGCTGTGAGCAGAACGGGGACGGGGGTCGCGGTGCATCGGAGTCTGGGGTTCGTGAAGGGGTGCCGTCGCCCGCGCCCGCTCGCTCGCTCGCGCTCTCGCGCTCCCACGTGCCCTCCCCCGCGCACGCGCTCGCCCGCGCTCTCGCCTCTACCGTGAAGGTCTCCTGAGACGTTCGTGAAGGCTTCATGAAGCCTTCCGGCGGCGGGAACGCCGAGCCGCGCGGGTCGGGGTGCTGCACCGCGGGCCACACCCGGATCTGCAGCAGACTCCGCCCCCGATCGTCCACGTACAGGCGCAGCCAGTGCACCGCGCTGAGCTGGCCGAGATGCTCGGCGAGCAGCTGCTCGGTCATCTGCTCGTCGTGCTCGTAGATCTCCGCGAGCATCCGGCGCAACCGCACTTCGGCGCGCCCCCAGTCGTCCACGTACAGGCGCAGGCCCGCCGCCGTCACCCGCACCTGGGCCGGCAAAGACCCGATCTGCGGATCGGTGAAGTCGGATGGTGGCAGCCACCGCTGCCGAGCGATCTGCATGAACTGCCACTCCTCTGAAGAACATCTGCTGCGCGGCCAGGTACTCGGCTTCGGACTCGACCCGGAACGCCTCACGGAACCCCCGCCCGCCGGGGAGTAGCCGCGCGCCCTCCGCCTCGGTCGAGAACGCGGGCAGGAAGCGGGCGCGCAGCTCGGCGAGCACGTCGACCTCGACGTCGGCGACGACGTCGCGCACCATGACCGGGGCGGCCGCATCGAGCGGGATCAGCCCGTCGAGTTTCGCCGTCACCATCGACCACACCCGATCCGGGAGGCCCGTGCGGTTCTCGGGGCGGCGGCGTCGGGTGCGCTGCGTGCGCCCGATCTTCAGCACGCCCAGCTGGGGCCACCAGACCAGATACACCGTCCACAGGCCCGAGCCGACATAGACCCGGCTATTCATCACGACCACCTCGCGAGGTACCGGTCGACCCGGCGCGAGAGGTCCACGAGCCAGTGGAAGGCGCGCAGGATGCGATGACGAGGATGAGCATGACGAGCAGCCCCGGCACGACCGACAGGCCCTGAACGATCGGGCTCGTCCACCACAAAGGTGTGAAGGCCGTGAGCGCCGCGGCGACCGCGAGCAGGCACAGGATCCGCCACGCGTGATCGGTCCAATCCATGACGGCTCACCTCACACCGATCGGATCCACGCAGTCGGCCGACCGCTCGTGAATGGTGAAGCGGGCGCCGGGCGCACGGTGCGCGTCGCACACCACCAGGCGCACCGGCAGGAAGGGGGCAGCGGGCGCGGGGCGCTCGACGCGGCGCGGGTGCGAGCACGCGGCCGAGATCGCGTGCGGCTCCTGGCGCACACCGCGCGGCGTGCAGACCTCGGACTCGCACGTCACGAGCGTGCCGGGGGCGATGGTGCGGGGCGGGATAGGCATGATGACTCCTGAAAATGGGTGTGCAGTAGCAGGGCCAGGGCCGCGGTCGGCGCCGGCAAGTGGTCGGGAGGCCGGGGTTAGCCGGTGAGCTCCGGGAGGGGTTCGGCGGCTCGGATCCGGTCGCGGAGCCTGCGAAGGCCCTTCGCGGTCACGCGGATCTGCGGGGTGTCCTGCACGAGCTCGGAGGTGTTCGGGTGGTAGTGGGCCTGGATCTTGTGCGCGAGGTCGCCGCCGTCGACGGCCCACTGGTAGGCCTGCCACCGGCCCGCCGAGCGGTAGATCCACCCGAACTCGTGCAGCGTCTTGAAGAGGCGCTGCTGCCCGGTGTCGATGCCGGCGCGCGCGAGGATCTTCGCGGCGTCCGCCACGGAGTAGTCGCCCTTCGCGGACGCGAGCTCGTCCCAGGCCTCGGCCTTGGGGCGCGCGACGTCGAGCTCGGCGAGCGCCGCGGTAGCGGCCTCGAGCACGAGGCGCATGCCCTGCGGCGTCGTCGGGTCCACCTGCGCGGCGCCATAGCTGCCCGTGCGGCGGATCGCGGGGAGCACCTCCTCGAACACCCACCGCTCGAACCGCTGCGCGTCCGGGAGGCGGCTCGACACGATCATCCGCATCACGTCCGACTCCGGGATCACTCGCAACTGCTGCACGCCGCCCGCGGTGCGAAGGGGGTGGTGATTCGCCACCCCCTTGCAGTGCTGCCGCACCGCGCTCGTCGCATCCGCGTAGCCGAGCACCGCCGCGACATCACGGGCCACGAACCAGGGCTGCCCGTCGATCGACACCACGCGAACCGGCACGCTCCCGTAGTTGAAGAACTCGACCGCGCTCATCGCTTCGATACCTTCCTCGACCTGTACTCCCCCATCGAGACAGGGGCCAGCATCTGCTTCTGGTGCTCGCACGGCTCACACTCGACCCAGGCGACCACGCACGCGGGACGGAACCGCCACTGTGCACCCCGGAACGGCTTGTGCGTCCGAGGATTCACGCCCTCGCGCTGCGTGCCGTGCAGGTCACCCTCGCGAGCCGCCTGGCGGATCGTCTCGGGGTGCCGACCCGCGATCACCGCTGCTCCGGCGGCGCTCACGAACTCCGGCTTAACCCCATCCAGATCAACAGCCTGAGGGAGGCATGCCATCTGCTGTACCGCGCTCATGCTGACCGCCTCCGATCGGCGTCGAGCGTCGCCGGCGCAGTAGGCTGGTCGAACTTGACCGCGACAGAGAGGTTTCCAGCATGGCCGTTCAGCTCCACTACAACGGTTCGGTCTTCGATCTCGACTCGAACCGTGACGACGCCTTCTGGGTGAAGTACATCGACGACACTGTTCAGGCCGTCAATGACGGCGGAGTGCCGCTCCCCCTTGGGATCAACCTGAACGATGGACGCGGAGCCAACCTCTGGCTTTTCCCCGGCACCCCGATCGGAATCGTGGCCGCCCCCGAGATTCTGTTCCCCGCTGACGCCTAGGTTATGGATGCGGCGTACCGTTGCGCACGGACCGCAAGCCCCGATCGTGCCGACAGGGTGAATCTCGCAGAACGCTGCAGCACCGGGCCGTGCGCCCCCTCCACGGGCGCACGGCTTCGTCATTCCAGCGGCGCTCATCGTGCCACCGCCTCGGCGGCGAGCGCGGGAGCATCGGAAATGAGGTCGGCGATGCTCAGACCGAGCACACGTGCGATCGCGTCGAGTTCTTCGAGATTGGTGATCGACGGATTCGTCTTATGCAGGCGGCGCGAGAGCGTGCGCATGGGGATTCCGGATTCTTCGGAAAGCTGCTCCTGCGTCATGCCTCGGGCTTCGAGGGCACGGCGAATGCTTGCCGCGGTGCGCTGAGTGATGGGTGAACTTGCCATGCTGCAATGCTTGCATGGCAAGTTGCCACCTGGCAAGTCGTATGCCAGAATTGGCGTATGCCCTCAGGATTCAACCGACTTCCCGGACCGCTCAGCAAGGCCGTGGGAGACCTTCTCTTCGAGATCATGGACGCGAAGTCGCTCACCCAGAGGGCGGTGGCTGAGGCTGCGGGCATGTCTGAGGCTCAATACTCTCGAGCAGTACGAGGGCTGAAGGTCTTCTCTCTCGAGCAACTCGACGCTGTGTGTTCGGCCGTTGACGAGTCGATCAGCGACGTCATTCGCGAGGCGGAGAATCGGACTGGGAGAGGTGGCGTCGCCGCGGCCGCTCCGCCCATCTCGCTCAGCGATCGCCGAGCGAATGTCAGTGGTGGCGGCGAAGATGAGCCGGACATCCCCGAGAACGTCCTCGAGGAGTGGGCAGGCCGCTACGCCGCTCACCCCGACGACGGCGAGCCCGAGGACCACACCCCCTAGACCCGACAGCACCACGGGCCAGGAGAGGCACAGGCGCCCCTCCTCGGTTCAGTGCACCCAATTTCCGGAAGGAGCAGTATGCAACCCCTCAGCTACGACCCCGCATACGATCCCGTCGAGCACCTCGATCGCATGAAGACCCGCCTCGTCGTGCACTCCATCGGCCTGCCCGCGATCTGGGTACCCGAACGCAACATGGTCATCCGCGACCGCGGGCTCAGGAACGACCTCATCCGCCCCGTGCTCGGCCACGAGTGCGTGCACGTCGAGAACGTCGACCCCGGCGGCCACCACCCCCGCCACGAGGCCCGCGCCAACCTCCACTCCGCCCTCCGCATGACCGACCCCGCCGAATGGGCGAAGCTCACCGCCTGCCACAGCGACTACGACCGCATCTGCCTCGAACTCGGAATCACCAGATCCCAGTTCCTCGCCCTTCACGAGCACGAGCGACGCAGCGCCGCGTCGCGCCGACGTCTCGAGCGCTACGGGGACACCATCTACCTCGAGCCCCGCATGGGCGCCGGCCAGTGGGCCGCGCGCATGTCCGCCTAACACCTCACCGGCACGCCCCAGCCCGCCCGGGCTGAGCCGCCGCATACCCGAAAGGAACGATCATGGCCTGGACCGAGCAACTACGCTCCGGCCGCTGGCGCGGCGGCTACCGCGTGCCCGGCGGCGAGAAGCGGTACACGCCCGAGACGTTCGTGCGCGAGCGCGACGCACAGCGCAAGGCGAGTGCGCTCGAGGAGGATTCGCGAGAGCTCGGGTGGCGCGATCCGCGCGCCGCCGAGCGCACCTGGGGCGACTGGTGCGAGGAATGGCTGCGCGGGCACTACGTCGAGCGCTCCACCCACACGCGCACGATGAGCATGATCCGCAGCCGGATCATGCCGAAGTGGGGCAACACGCCTCTCATCGAGATCGACCGGCACCAGCTGCGCATCTGGGCGCTCGAGATGCAGGACGACGGGCTCGCCGCGACTTCCGCGAAGCGCGTCATCGCGGCGTTCTCCACCTCGCTCTCCGCAGCGGTCGACGCCGGCGTGATCGCGGCGAACCCGGCCTTTCGCCTGAACCTCCGCATCCCCGACAATCTCTCGGAGCGGACGCTCAGCGGCGAGGAGCAGCACCGCCTGTTCGCGGCGTTCGAACCACAGCACGAGGATGCGACGGACGAGGAGTGGGCGATCGTGCGCAGGGATCAGGCGCTCGTCGCCGTGCTGCTCGGTGCTGGGCCGCGCTGGGGTGAGGCCGTAGCGCTCGGACCGGAGCACATCCACCGGGCCGAGGAGTCGATCAGGTGGCGGCGCGCGTGGGATGCGCAGAACCGGATCTTGAAGCCGTACACCAAGGGCAAGAAGCGGCGCACGACGCCGATCGCCGAATGGCTGCTCGGCATCATCGACCCCGTGCTGAGCACGACTGCGCAGGGTGAGTTCCTCTTCACCTCGAGTAGCGGTCAGCCGCTCGACTACTCGAACTGGCGACGCCGCAGCTGGGAACCCGCAGTCGAGAGGGCACGGCTGAACGACGGCTACTCCGAAGACGACAAGGCCACCATCCACACGCTGCGCCACACCTACGCGACCGCGCTGCTCGACGCGGGGTTCACGATCGCCGAGGTCGCGACCCTGCTGGGGCACGCCTCGCTGAGCACCGCCGAACGCTATGCGCACCGCCGCTCGAAGGTGCGGCAGGAGGCTGCCAACGCGGTCTCCGACCCGCGGATCAGGCCGGCGATACCGACGCCGCCGAGCCCCGAGGTGCCCGACAATGTGATCCGGTTTCCGGGCGTCAGCTAGTTGGTCTGCCCCACGTCTGCCCCACGTGACCTTCTCATCGGAGAACTCAGGTCAGCCGAACACGCCCACCCCAGAAACACAAAAAGCGGGGCCGATCAGTGATTTCTCACTGATCGGCCCCGCTTGCGTCGTGGTGGATCTGAGGGGAATCGAACCCCTGACCTTCTCATTGCGAACGAGACGCGCTACCAACTGCGCCACAGACCCTGACAGCGATCCACTCTAGCAGCCGCCGGGCCGGGAAGTGAAATCGACACCCCGTCCCGTGAGGGGGGTCGCGACGGGTGCGCGAACGAGAAGCGAGGGCGTTCGAGAGGTGTTCGAGCGAGATATGAGAGGGCACGAAAGGCGGATATCGCATGCGGCGTCGGCACACCGCCAGCGATATCCGCCTTTCGGTGGCACAGCGTGACGCGGGCAGCTCGGCCCGTCACCCGGCAGCCTGACCCGCGCGGCGAGCTAGCCCGCGTTGCGTCGGCGGCGCAGCGCGGCGTCGAGGTCGGGCATGCCCTGGCTGGTGTCGCCGATCACACCCATCTGCCGCAGCCGTTCGCGCGCGGCCTGCTGCTGCGCGCTCACCGTCGAACCGGGGGCGCGGCGTGCGGCGCGGCGCGCATCGCCCGCCTCCCGCGCACTGGCGGGTGCGGCGGGGCGCGCCGGGATCTCGGTGCTCGCTGCAGGCGTCTGCGCAGCAGTGGCCGCCTGCTGCGACGCCTCGCCCGATGCGACGGGAGCAGCCGTGGCAGCGGGAGCACCCGATGCAGCGGCCTGAGCGGGAGCGGCCCCCGAGCGGGCGCCTCGCACCTGGGCTCGGGCCTCGCGCAGCAGGATCGAGTCGGTCTGGTTCTCGCGTGCCGCCGGGCGTTCGGCGCGGGCGCGGGCCAGCGCGCGCGCCCGTTCGATCCGCTCGGCCGCGGCGCGCTGCGCGGCGGCGTGGGCCGAGGCGGCCTGCTCGGTCTCCCCCGTCGCGACGGGCTCCTCCGCGGCCGCGGTGTCGAACGCGCGCTCGGCCTGGGCGGTGACGCGCTCGGCATCGATCGAGCGCACTCGCACCCGGCCGGGGGCGAGCAGCACGAGCGCGCCCAACGACGTCACGAAGACGAGGCCGCTCCAGATCAGGATCGCGATACCGCTTCCCCCCACGGCGAAGCCGATGCCGACGAGGGCGCCGAGCAGCCCGACGAGGGCGCCCAGGGCGGAGAACGCGCGCACGCGGCGCAC
The genomic region above belongs to Leucobacter muris and contains:
- a CDS encoding helix-turn-helix domain-containing protein; protein product: MPSGFNRLPGPLSKAVGDLLFEIMDAKSLTQRAVAEAAGMSEAQYSRAVRGLKVFSLEQLDAVCSAVDESISDVIREAENRTGRGGVAAAAPPISLSDRRANVSGGGEDEPDIPENVLEEWAGRYAAHPDDGEPEDHTP
- a CDS encoding tyrosine-type recombinase/integrase, whose protein sequence is MAWTEQLRSGRWRGGYRVPGGEKRYTPETFVRERDAQRKASALEEDSRELGWRDPRAAERTWGDWCEEWLRGHYVERSTHTRTMSMIRSRIMPKWGNTPLIEIDRHQLRIWALEMQDDGLAATSAKRVIAAFSTSLSAAVDAGVIAANPAFRLNLRIPDNLSERTLSGEEQHRLFAAFEPQHEDATDEEWAIVRRDQALVAVLLGAGPRWGEAVALGPEHIHRAEESIRWRRAWDAQNRILKPYTKGKKRRTTPIAEWLLGIIDPVLSTTAQGEFLFTSSSGQPLDYSNWRRRSWEPAVERARLNDGYSEDDKATIHTLRHTYATALLDAGFTIAEVATLLGHASLSTAERYAHRRSKVRQEAANAVSDPRIRPAIPTPPSPEVPDNVIRFPGVS
- a CDS encoding phage antirepressor; its protein translation is MSAVEFFNYGSVPVRVVSIDGQPWFVARDVAAVLGYADATSAVRQHCKGVANHHPLRTAGGVQQLRVIPESDVMRMIVSSRLPDAQRFERWVFEEVLPAIRRTGSYGAAQVDPTTPQGMRLVLEAATAALAELDVARPKAEAWDELASAKGDYSVADAAKILARAGIDTGQQRLFKTLHEFGWIYRSAGRWQAYQWAVDGGDLAHKIQAHYHPNTSELVQDTPQIRVTAKGLRRLRDRIRAAEPLPELTG
- a CDS encoding helix-turn-helix domain-containing protein, encoding MTQEQLSEESGIPMRTLSRRLHKTNPSITNLEELDAIARVLGLSIADLISDAPALAAEAVAR